Within the Hypericibacter adhaerens genome, the region CTCGTGGGCGGCAAGACCGACACCGTCATCATGCGGTTCATGGACGTGCTGCTCTCCTTCCCCTCCTTCGTGATGGCGATGGCGCTGGCGGCGGCGCTGGGACCCGATCTGATCAACGCCATGCTGGCGATCGCCGTGGTGCGCATCCCGTTCTATGTCCGCCTCGCGCGCGGCCAGGCGCTCTCCTTGCGCGAGCGCGCCTATGTGAAGGCGGCGGTCACCTTCGGCGCCTCCAGGCGCCAGATCGTGCTGCGCCACATCATCCCCAACGCCATGGCGCCCATCATCGTCCAGAGCACGCTCGATATCGGCGGCGCCATCCTGACCGCCGCGGCCCTGAGCTTCATCGGGCTCGGCGCGCAGCAGCCGACGGCCGAATGGGGCGCCATGGTCAGCAGCGGCCGCGATTTTCTCCTCGACCAGTGGTGGTACCCGACCTTCCCCGGCCTGGCGATCCTGGTGACGGCGGTGGGCTTCAACCTGCTGGGCGACGGGCTGCGCGACATCTTCGATCCCCGGCTCAAGGGCAAGTGATGGCCGAGACCGCTTCCATCGCCGGCACGGTAAATGCAGGAACGGCGCCGGGGCCCATCGTCGAGATCCACGAGCTCTCGCTCGAGTTCGCGACCTATCGCGGTGCCGTGCGGGCGCTCGACCGGGTCTCGCTCACGGTCGGCCCCGGCGAGATCGTGGGGCTGGTGGGCGAATCCGGCAGCGGCAAGTCCGTGACGGCCCTTTCCGTGATGCGGCTCCTGCCGCCCCACGCCGCCCGCATCGCCGAAGGCCGCGTGGCGCTGCTGGGACAGGATGTGGCGAACGCGCCGGAAGCGACGCTCGAGGATATACGCGGCCGGCTCGCCTCGGTCGTGTTCCAGGAGCCGATGAACGCGCTCAATCCCACCATCCGGATCGGGCGCCAGATCACCCAGGTCATCCGGCGCCACGAAGCCGTCACCGAGGCCGAAGCGCTGACCCGGGCGGAAAAGCTGCTCACGGAGATGCAGGTTCCGGACGCCCGGCGCGTGATGCGGAACTATCCCTTCGAGCTCAGCGGCGGCATGCGCCAGCGCGTGCTGATCGCCATGGCCTTCTCGTGCAATCCCAAGGTGCTGATCGCCGACGAGCCGACCACGGCGCTCGACGTGACCGTGCAGGCGCAGGTGCTGGCCCTCTTGCGCGAGCGCGCCCGCGAGCGCGGCATCTCGGTGCTCTTCATCACCCACGATCTGGCGGTGGTGGCACAGCTCTGCGACCGGGTCTATGTGATGTATGCCGGCAAGGTGGTCGAGGAAGGACGCACCGAGGCGGTGCTGAAACGGCCGCTGCATCCCTATGCCCGCGCTCTGCTCCAGGCCCTGCCGGAGTTCGTGGCGCCGAAACAGCCCCTCGCTTCGATTCCGGGCACTGTGCCCAACCTCATTCATCCGCCGGAGGGCTGCCGCTTCCAGCCGCGCTGCGGCTTCGCCTTCGAGCCTTGCGGAGCCTCGCCGCCACTGATCGCGGGGCCCGAGGATTCTCGCCACCGCGCCGCCTGCTGGCTGTTGCGGGAGAAGCGCGCGACCGCCGCCACGGCTCCCCTCGCGCCCTCGATAGCCGCCCCTCGAACCAGGGCCGGCGGCGAGCCGCTGCTGCGGTTCGAGACGATCCATATGCGCTTTCCCATCGGTGCCAACTGGCTCGGCCGCCCCCAGGCGCATGTCCATGCGCTCAACGGCGTCGATCTCGAGGTCCGGCGCGGCGAGACGTTGGGCATCGTCGGCGAATCCGGCTGCGGCAAGAGCACGCTGGGACAGGTCGCCATGGCGCTGCTGAAGCCGAGCGAGGGCCGGGTGCTGTTCGACGGCGCCGATCCCTGGGGCCTGAACGAGGCCGGGCTTCGGAAGCTGCGCCGCCGCTTCCAGATCGTGTTCCAGGATCCGCAATCCTCGCTCGATCCGCGCATGCCGGTCTGGCGGGTGATCACCGAGCCGCTCGGCATCGGCGAGCGCCGGCCGCGACGCTGGCTGAAGGATCGCGCGGCTTCCCTCGCCGAGCAGGTGGGCTTGCGCCGCGACCAGCTCGACCGTTTCGCGCACGAATTCTCCGGCGGCCAGCGCCAGCGCATCGCGATCGCCCGGGCGCTCGCTCTCGAGCCGGACCTGATCGTGCTCGACGAGCCGACCTCGGCGCTCGACGTCTCGGTCCAGGCACAGATCCTCAACCTGCTGATGGAGCTGCAGGCGCGCCTCAGCCTGACCTACCTGTTCGTCTCCCACAACGTCTCGGTCATAAGGCATATCGCCGACCGGGTCGCGGTGATGTATCTGGGCCAGGTGGTGGAAGCGGGCCCGACCGCTTCGCTGCTCGCGCGTCCCGCTCATCCCTATACGCGGGCGCTGCTCGCGGCCGTGCCCACGCTCGATCGCGGCGCGGCGATCGTGGCGCCGCTGCGCAACACGGAACTGCCGAGCGCGGTCAACCTGCCCTCGGGCTGCTTCTTCCGCGAGCGCTGCCCGCTCGCCACCGCCGGCTGCGAGCGTCCGCAGTCGCTGCAACCGACCTCGCAGCCCGACCGGCTCGCCCGCTGCCAGCGCGCGGAGGAGCTGCTGACGGGGAAGGTTTAGGAAGAGGCCAAGCCCTCGGCCTTTCCTTTTCTGTCATGCCCGGACTTGATCCGGGCATCCAGGGCCATCGCGCTCGATGCCCTGGATTGCCGGGTCAAGCCCGGCAATGACAGGCTACGCAAACGGATTCGCCACCTTCGGCCAGTAGGGCCGGGTGATGTTGCGGTAAGGGATCGCGGCGAAGTCCTTCGTCAAGGCGCCGGGGGCCGCGGCGTAGAGCACGCGGGCTGCGATGGGCGCATAGCCGGCATGGAAATGCTGGGTCGATTTCACGATCACGAGCTTGCGGTTCGAGAGATCGATGCCGAGCTTGGTCATGCCCTCGGGATGGAACACCTGGGTGCGGAGCGTGGTCAGCACCAGATCGATGCCCCGGGCCGAGACCCAGACCGAAGGGCCCATCGGATCGGGCGCCTCGCCGAAGCGCTGGGTCACCTGGTCGGCCACGGCGCGCACCGTCACCCTGAGATCGACCGGATCGCCCGAGGCCGGCCCGCATTTGCCGCCGACGCGCAGGTCGAGATTGGCGCCCACGCCCGCATCCATGCAGAACCGCACCGCGATCGGGTCCCAGTAATAGCCGGTCGCCACGTCGGTGATGCCGCGATCGAGCATGCGGCGCAGGAAGAAGGTGGAATCGCCGGGCGCGCCGCCGCCGGCATTGTCGGTCACGTCGGCGATCACGACCGGGTTGCCGTTATGCGCGAGGCCTTCGTCCAGCGATTCGTCGACGGTGAGGAACCGAGGCGCGATCTTCTCCCGCATGGCGAAGACCTCTTGGCCCAGCTCTCTCGCCAGCTTGTCGGCCTTGGTCCGGTCGCCATCGGCCACGACCAGCGTCTTCACGCCCTCGTCCTTGACGTCGCCATAGGGAAAGCCGTGGCCGAGCGAGACCGAGAGGATCCCGTCCTTGCCTTCGAGCGCCTTCATCTTGTCGACGAAGCCGCGCAACGGCTGCTCGGTGGTGCGGAAGGTGCCGATCATGCGGCAATCGAAAGCCGCCATGACCGGCTTGGTGCGCCCCTTGGCGGCGTCCTCGCAGAGCGCGAACAGCTCGGCCGCGCGCTCGGGGATGTCGACATGCGGATATTCCTTGTAGGCGACCAGTGCCGTCGCCTGCGTCACCATCGCCTCGGTGATATGGCAATGGAGATCGAGCTCGCCGCCGACCGCGGCCTTGGGCCCGACGATCTGGCGCACGCGGGTGAGAATGTCGCCTTCGCAATCGTCATAGCCGTCCGCGACCATCGCGCCGTGCAGCGCCAGCAGCACGACATCGACCGGCATGGCCGCGCGCACGCCGTCGAGGATCTCGTCGCGCAGGGTCTCGTAGGCGGCGCGCGTGATCACGCCCGCGGGCTCGGCATAGCTGCAGAGCCCTTCCACCACCTCGTGGCCTTTCGCCTCGGCCAGCCGGCGCCAGACGAAGAGCTGGGCGGAGCAATAGTTCTCCGGCCGTTTCGTGGCGTCGCCATGGGCCAGGAACCCGTCCTCGAAGCCTTTGATGCTGGTGGGGATCGGCGAGAAGGTGTTGGTTTCGGTGTCGAGGCCGGCAATGAAGACGCGCATGATGATCCCTTCCAGGCAAAGCCGATCGGCGGTGCGGGGGAGAATAATCGCCGCGCCGGGCGGAGTCACCCGGCCAAGGGTGGGAACCAAAGGCGCACCGGTTGGCGTTCAGGCCTCGGGTTCAGTGTGACCGAGGCGCGCATCCCCAAGCCGGCCGGGATCGCTATAATTGGCGCGGCCGGCCCTGCCGACAGGCTCCATCAACGGCTTTCCGAGGAACCCCGCCCATGCGCGCGATGATTCTGGAGAAACCGCAAAGCGCGCTCAGGCTGCAGAACCGCCCGGGTCCGCCGCAGCCGGGACCGCACCAGGTGCTGATCCGGGTCCATGCCTGCGGCGTCTGCCGGACGGATCTTCATATCGTCGATGGCGAGCTGACCGAACCCAAGCTGCCGCTGGTGCCGGGCCATGAGATCGTCGGCACCGTCGCCGCGGTGGGCGCCGGCGTGGAGCGGCTGCGCGAGGGCGACCGGGTCGGCGTGCCCTGGCTGGGCTCGACCTGCGGGGAGTGCGACTATTGCCGCAGCGGCCGCGAGAATCTCTGCGCGCGGGCCCGTTTCACCGGCTATCAGATCGATGGCGGCTTCGCCGACTACACGGTCGCCGACGAACATTTCTGCTTCCCGATCCCCGCGGGCTTCGGCGATGTCGAGGCGGCGCCCCTGCTCTGTGCCGGCCTGATCGGCTATCGCGCGCTCCGGCTCGCCGGGGATGCGCCTCGCCTCGGTCTCTATGGCTTCGGCGCCGCCGCGCATATCGCCATCCAGGTGGCGCGCCATCGCGGCCAGCAGGTCTTCGCCTTCACCAAGCCCGGCGACAGCGAGGGCCAGGATTTCGCGCGCAGCCTGGGCGCCGTCTGGGCGGGCGGGTCCGACGGCCCGCCGCCCGAGCCGCTCGATGCGGCCCTGATCTTCGCCCCCGTCGGCGCGCTGGTGCCGGCCGCCCTCCGGGCCACGGCCAAGGGCGGCACGGTCGTCTGCGCCGGCATCCATATGAGCGACATCCCGAGCTTCCCCTACCGGATCCTGTGGGAGGAGCGCATGGTCCGCTCGGTCGCCAATCTCACGCGCCGGGACGGTGAGGAGTTCCTCGCCATCGCCCAGAAGGTCCCGGTGCGCACGACGACCACGGCCTTCCCGCTGCCCGAAGCCAACGAGGCCCTGACGCGGCTGCGCGACGGCCGCATCGAGGGCGCGGCGGTGCTGGTGCCCTGAGGGAAGCGAAAGTCGCGATCCGGAAAACCGGGGGCGGAGGGAAAGTTACGCAGCCTTCACGACGCGCGCCCTGATCTCGACGCCCAGCTTCTCGCGCAGCACCTGGAAGATGGCGGCGAGATTATCCATGCTGGGATTGCCCTGGCTCGACAGCATCCGATGCAAGCTCTTGCTGGGCTTGGCGGTCTCGAGCGCCAGCGCTTCGAACCCCACCGTTGCGTTGACGAGATCCCGCAGAATGAGACGCGCCGGTTCCGGCTCCCCATTGAGGAACAAGGTTGCCGCTTCGTCCAGCAGCGCCCTGGCAAAGGCCGGATCGCGCTTGGCCCGATCGGCAACCGTCTGCTTGAATTCGCGTGTCAAAGCCATGGGGGTCACCCTTTTGGTTCCCGGCTTGCGTGCCGATGCCTTACGAACCTTGTACTCCGAGAACATCGCCTTCGCCCGCTCGATATCGGCCTGTTGGCGCTTTTTGGTGCCGCCGCCCAGCAGGATAACGAGTGTTTCACCGTCTTTCGCCAGATAGACGCGATAACCCGGTCCCCAATCGATACGGCATTCGGCGATCGTGCCGATCCATTTCACGTTCGAGACAATTCCTGTTTCCAGGCGCAGGACGGCCGTCGCCACCTTGGCCGCCGCTTGCGAATCGAGGTCATCGAACCAGTCTCGATAAGGACTGGACCCGTCTGTGCGGACATATTCGACGACGGTCAATTTCATCGATTATATGGTAACATATAGGTTACTATCAAGAGGTGAATTATGGGCCGATGACAGCCGAGCTTAGCATGGGAGTTGGCCTCCAAAGCAGCGTCTGGAACCGCCTTGACCCGCCGAAAGCCCCCGACGCATTCTCCCGGGCGCCGGGGCTGGTGACGCCCGGCCTTCCCCCGTTCGGCTCCCAGGCGGCTTTCAGGAAAGAACCACAGGCATGAAATCGCATACCCAGGTCGCCGTGATCGGCGGTGGCGTCGTCGGCTGCAGCGTGCTCTATCACCTGACCAAGGCCGGCTGGAAGGACGTGGTGCTGATCGAACGCGACCAGCTCACCTCGGGCTCGACCTGGCATGCGGCGGGCGGCTTCCACACCCTCAACGGCGACCCCAACGTCGCCAAGCTCCAGGGCTACACCATCGGCCTCTATGACGAGCTCGAGAAGATCTCGGGCCAGTCCTGCGGGCTGCATCGCTCGGGCGGGCTCATGCTGGCCGACACGCACGAGCGCATGGAATGGCTCAAGATGGCCCATGCCCGCGCGCGCTATCTGGGCCTCGAGACCGAGCTCCTGACGGCCAAGGAGGCGCAAGACCTGTTCCCGCTGATGGAGGCGAAGCATTTCGTCGGCGCCATGCTCGACAAGGCCGACGGCAATCTCGACCCCTCCGGCACCACCCATGCCTATGCCAAGTCCGCGCGCATCAATGGCGCCGAGATCTATCTCAAGACCCGCGTGACCGAGCTCAAGGCCCGCAAGGACGGCGGCTGGGACGTTATCACCAACCAGGGCAATATCCGCGCCGAGCATGTCGTCAATTGCGGCGGGCTCTGGGCCCGCGAGGTCGGCCGCATGGTCGGCATCGAGCTGCCGGTCCTCGCCATGGAACATATGTATCTCGTGACCGACGAGATGCCCGAGGTCGTCGCCTTCAACAAGGCGCGCGGCCACGAGCTGCCGCATGCGATCGATTTCAAGGCCGAGATCTATATGCGCCAGGAGCGCAGCGGCATGGTGCTCGGCACCTATGAGAAGGATTGCCGCCCCTGGCAGCCGCGCCAGACGCCCTGGGATTTCGGCACCGAGCTGCTCGAGCCCGACCTCGACCGCATCGCCCCCTCGCTCGAGCTCGGCCACAAGCATTTCCCGGCCATGGCCAAGGCCGGCATCAAGCGCATCATCAACGGCCCCTTCACCTTCTCGCCCGACGGCAATCCGCTGGTGGGCCCGGTCCAGGGCCTCAAGAACTTCTGGTGCGCCTGCGCCGTGATGGCGGGCTTCAGCCAGGGCGGCGGCGTCGGCCTCGCCCTCTCGCAATGGATGGTGAACGGCGATCCGGGCTTCGACGTCTGGGCCATGGACATCGCCCGCTTCGGCGAATGGGCGACGCGCTCCTACACCAACGAGAAGGTGCGCGAGAACTATTCCCGCCGCTTCTCGATCCGCTTCCCCAACGAGGAGCTGCCGGCGGCCCGCCCGCAGCAGACCACCTCGCTCTACGACGTGATGATCGCCCAGGGTGCCGTCATGGGCGACAGCTGGGGCCTCGAGACGCCGCTCTGGTTCGCGCCCAAGGGTGTCGAGCCCAAGGACATCGTCTCCTTCCACCGCTCGAACGACTTCAAGCATGTGAAGGCGGAGTGCCTGGGCGTGCGCAACGGGGTCGGCGTCACCGAGATCGCCAACTTCGCGAAATACGAGTTCAAGGGCCCCGGCGCCGAGGCCTTCCTGTCGCGGCTCATGACCAACAAGATGCCGCGGACCGGGCGCCTCATCCTGACGCCGATGCTCAATCCCGAGGGCAAGCTGATCGGCGACTTCACCATCGCCAAGGCCCAGCCGGACAAGAATGGCGACGAGCGCTTCCTGATGTGGGGCTCGAGCCAGGCGCAGAAATACCATATGCGCTGGTTCGAGAAGCATCTGCCCGCGGACGGCTCGGTCGCGGTGCACCGCTTCGACATGGGCCTGGTCGGCCTCTCCATCGCCGGACCCAAGTCGCGCGAGCTCCTGCAGCGGCTGACCGACGAGGATGTCTCCAATACCGCCTTCAAGTTCATGGACCACCGCGCCATGGATATCGCCAACCTGCCGGCCATGATCAACCGCGTCACCTATACGGGCGATCTCGGCTACGAGATCTGGGTGGCGCCGGAATATCAGCGCCGCCTCTTCCTGGCGATCCAGGAAGCGGGCCGGGATCTGGGGCTCATCAATTTCGGCATGCGGGCCCTGCTCTC harbors:
- the ddpC gene encoding D,D-dipeptide ABC transporter permease, whose translation is MASDSTAPLTPGPTPAVAAPAGRIDFAYIWYQLRGSPLTLIGLGIILFVLLVMLLAPWISPYDPNALDLRARLAAPGAMHWLGTDQVGRDLLSRIIWGSRVSVTVGIAIVFFSMSIGTVLGAFSGLVGGKTDTVIMRFMDVLLSFPSFVMAMALAAALGPDLINAMLAIAVVRIPFYVRLARGQALSLRERAYVKAAVTFGASRRQIVLRHIIPNAMAPIIVQSTLDIGGAILTAAALSFIGLGAQQPTAEWGAMVSSGRDFLLDQWWYPTFPGLAILVTAVGFNLLGDGLRDIFDPRLKGK
- a CDS encoding dipeptide ABC transporter ATP-binding protein, translating into MAETASIAGTVNAGTAPGPIVEIHELSLEFATYRGAVRALDRVSLTVGPGEIVGLVGESGSGKSVTALSVMRLLPPHAARIAEGRVALLGQDVANAPEATLEDIRGRLASVVFQEPMNALNPTIRIGRQITQVIRRHEAVTEAEALTRAEKLLTEMQVPDARRVMRNYPFELSGGMRQRVLIAMAFSCNPKVLIADEPTTALDVTVQAQVLALLRERARERGISVLFITHDLAVVAQLCDRVYVMYAGKVVEEGRTEAVLKRPLHPYARALLQALPEFVAPKQPLASIPGTVPNLIHPPEGCRFQPRCGFAFEPCGASPPLIAGPEDSRHRAACWLLREKRATAATAPLAPSIAAPRTRAGGEPLLRFETIHMRFPIGANWLGRPQAHVHALNGVDLEVRRGETLGIVGESGCGKSTLGQVAMALLKPSEGRVLFDGADPWGLNEAGLRKLRRRFQIVFQDPQSSLDPRMPVWRVITEPLGIGERRPRRWLKDRAASLAEQVGLRRDQLDRFAHEFSGGQRQRIAIARALALEPDLIVLDEPTSALDVSVQAQILNLLMELQARLSLTYLFVSHNVSVIRHIADRVAVMYLGQVVEAGPTASLLARPAHPYTRALLAAVPTLDRGAAIVAPLRNTELPSAVNLPSGCFFRERCPLATAGCERPQSLQPTSQPDRLARCQRAEELLTGKV
- a CDS encoding M81 family metallopeptidase, encoding MRVFIAGLDTETNTFSPIPTSIKGFEDGFLAHGDATKRPENYCSAQLFVWRRLAEAKGHEVVEGLCSYAEPAGVITRAAYETLRDEILDGVRAAMPVDVVLLALHGAMVADGYDDCEGDILTRVRQIVGPKAAVGGELDLHCHITEAMVTQATALVAYKEYPHVDIPERAAELFALCEDAAKGRTKPVMAAFDCRMIGTFRTTEQPLRGFVDKMKALEGKDGILSVSLGHGFPYGDVKDEGVKTLVVADGDRTKADKLARELGQEVFAMREKIAPRFLTVDESLDEGLAHNGNPVVIADVTDNAGGGAPGDSTFFLRRMLDRGITDVATGYYWDPIAVRFCMDAGVGANLDLRVGGKCGPASGDPVDLRVTVRAVADQVTQRFGEAPDPMGPSVWVSARGIDLVLTTLRTQVFHPEGMTKLGIDLSNRKLVIVKSTQHFHAGYAPIAARVLYAAAPGALTKDFAAIPYRNITRPYWPKVANPFA
- a CDS encoding zinc-dependent alcohol dehydrogenase family protein; protein product: MRAMILEKPQSALRLQNRPGPPQPGPHQVLIRVHACGVCRTDLHIVDGELTEPKLPLVPGHEIVGTVAAVGAGVERLREGDRVGVPWLGSTCGECDYCRSGRENLCARARFTGYQIDGGFADYTVADEHFCFPIPAGFGDVEAAPLLCAGLIGYRALRLAGDAPRLGLYGFGAAAHIAIQVARHRGQQVFAFTKPGDSEGQDFARSLGAVWAGGSDGPPPEPLDAALIFAPVGALVPAALRATAKGGTVVCAGIHMSDIPSFPYRILWEERMVRSVANLTRRDGEEFLAIAQKVPVRTTTTAFPLPEANEALTRLRDGRIEGAAVLVP
- a CDS encoding type II toxin-antitoxin system RelE/ParE family toxin; the protein is MKLTVVEYVRTDGSSPYRDWFDDLDSQAAAKVATAVLRLETGIVSNVKWIGTIAECRIDWGPGYRVYLAKDGETLVILLGGGTKKRQQADIERAKAMFSEYKVRKASARKPGTKRVTPMALTREFKQTVADRAKRDPAFARALLDEAATLFLNGEPEPARLILRDLVNATVGFEALALETAKPSKSLHRMLSSQGNPSMDNLAAIFQVLREKLGVEIRARVVKAA
- a CDS encoding GcvT family protein, which gives rise to MKSHTQVAVIGGGVVGCSVLYHLTKAGWKDVVLIERDQLTSGSTWHAAGGFHTLNGDPNVAKLQGYTIGLYDELEKISGQSCGLHRSGGLMLADTHERMEWLKMAHARARYLGLETELLTAKEAQDLFPLMEAKHFVGAMLDKADGNLDPSGTTHAYAKSARINGAEIYLKTRVTELKARKDGGWDVITNQGNIRAEHVVNCGGLWAREVGRMVGIELPVLAMEHMYLVTDEMPEVVAFNKARGHELPHAIDFKAEIYMRQERSGMVLGTYEKDCRPWQPRQTPWDFGTELLEPDLDRIAPSLELGHKHFPAMAKAGIKRIINGPFTFSPDGNPLVGPVQGLKNFWCACAVMAGFSQGGGVGLALSQWMVNGDPGFDVWAMDIARFGEWATRSYTNEKVRENYSRRFSIRFPNEELPAARPQQTTSLYDVMIAQGAVMGDSWGLETPLWFAPKGVEPKDIVSFHRSNDFKHVKAECLGVRNGVGVTEIANFAKYEFKGPGAEAFLSRLMTNKMPRTGRLILTPMLNPEGKLIGDFTIAKAQPDKNGDERFLMWGSSQAQKYHMRWFEKHLPADGSVAVHRFDMGLVGLSIAGPKSRELLQRLTDEDVSNTAFKFMDHRAMDIANLPAMINRVTYTGDLGYEIWVAPEYQRRLFLAIQEAGRDLGLINFGMRALLSLRLEKNFPTWYRELRPIYGPFEAGLDRFIDLTKNDFIGREAAMKEKESGGKLRRVTMVVDAADADVLGDEPIWHKGQVVGWVTSGGYGHYVDKSLAQGYVPRVLAGDTGAHAFEIEILGDRRKATIVAEPLFDPEAKRMRA